A single uncultured Acetobacterium sp. DNA region contains:
- a CDS encoding type II secretion system F family protein encodes MTTYQRKPLTNNEIYTFCEQMGMILKAGISSIEGISIMLEDASEGEGKNILDEIYTQLDLTGSLYSALASTQVFPKYVLDMINLGETSGKLDEVMDSLALYYQREENISLGVKNAIMYPLIMIGMMILVISVLIVKVMPIFNQVFIQLGSEMTGFSRGVLDFGNTLSRYSAVFVIMIALLLILGLYFNKSNRGREKLKHFGAKFFLTKNLYEKIALGRFTNGLAMTLSSGLDTDQSIELVSQLADHPELLKKIASCQKFISEGESFSDALNDAHIFSGVYSRMLSIGYKSGVMDEAMQKIANQYNDDVDTSIGHLLSILEPTLVAILSIIVGMILLSVMLPLLGIMSTIG; translated from the coding sequence TTGACCACTTATCAACGCAAACCACTGACAAATAACGAAATTTATACTTTTTGCGAACAAATGGGGATGATTCTCAAAGCAGGTATTTCTTCCATAGAAGGCATTTCAATTATGCTTGAAGATGCCAGTGAAGGTGAAGGGAAAAACATCCTCGATGAAATCTACACCCAGCTTGATTTAACTGGTAGTTTATATTCAGCCTTGGCTTCCACCCAGGTATTTCCCAAATATGTGTTGGACATGATAAATCTTGGTGAAACATCTGGAAAATTAGACGAAGTAATGGATTCTCTTGCTCTTTATTACCAACGAGAAGAAAATATTTCTTTGGGAGTAAAGAATGCCATCATGTATCCCTTGATTATGATTGGAATGATGATTTTAGTTATTTCAGTATTAATCGTAAAAGTAATGCCGATTTTCAATCAGGTTTTTATTCAGTTAGGCAGTGAAATGACAGGCTTTTCCAGAGGTGTTTTAGATTTCGGTAATACACTAAGCCGTTATTCGGCTGTATTTGTAATTATGATTGCTTTACTTCTAATTTTAGGCTTATATTTTAATAAATCCAATAGAGGTAGAGAGAAATTAAAACATTTCGGCGCTAAGTTCTTTTTAACCAAAAATTTGTATGAAAAAATAGCATTAGGCCGATTTACAAATGGTCTGGCAATGACTTTAAGTAGCGGCTTAGACACGGACCAAAGTATTGAACTGGTTTCTCAATTGGCCGATCATCCCGAGCTTCTTAAAAAAATAGCGAGTTGTCAAAAATTTATTTCAGAAGGCGAAAGTTTTTCTGATGCTTTAAATGACGCACATATTTTTTCCGGTGTATATTCTCGAATGCTGTCAATTGGTTATAAATCTGGAGTTATGGATGAGGCAATGCAAAAAATAGCAAACCAATATAATGATGATGTCGATACTTCAATTGGTCATTTATTATCGATTTTAGAACCAACCTTAGTTGCTATTTTATCGATCATTGTCGGTATGATTTTACTTTCAGTCATGCTGCCACTCTTAGGAATCATGTCAACGATAGGATAA
- a CDS encoding RNA polymerase sigma factor, with translation MAEYDFNYIALLVKKAQFNDSDAFAELYSLTYKSQYIYACNYLKDKDLAQDALQEIYILVLKNIHTLKEPQVFISWLKQISFRVCYDMNHSKQTIEAKEGASNEELAYVCDEHIDNNPEAKIMMTSKQMKIQNAIKKLPTMERDALLLKFVSNMKQEEIARYMGCSLSSVKRYLSKGRKHLYNIQLEEETNELQY, from the coding sequence ATGGCAGAATATGATTTTAACTATATCGCATTGTTAGTAAAAAAGGCACAGTTCAATGATAGTGATGCTTTTGCAGAACTATATTCGCTCACATATAAAAGTCAATACATTTATGCATGCAATTATTTAAAAGATAAAGATCTTGCGCAAGATGCCCTTCAGGAAATTTATATACTTGTGTTGAAAAATATCCATACTTTAAAGGAACCACAGGTTTTTATTTCGTGGTTGAAGCAAATATCTTTTCGTGTTTGTTATGATATGAATCATAGTAAACAAACGATTGAAGCCAAAGAAGGCGCGAGCAATGAAGAACTAGCATATGTGTGTGACGAACACATTGACAATAATCCTGAAGCTAAGATAATGATGACATCAAAACAGATGAAAATTCAAAATGCAATAAAAAAATTACCGACAATGGAGCGGGATGCTTTACTTTTAAAATTTGTTTCAAATATGAAGCAGGAGGAAATCGCCAGATATATGGGATGTAGTTTAAGCTCGGTGAAACGATATTTATCTAAAGGCAGGAAACATCTATATAATATTCAGCTTGAGGAGGAGACTAATGAGCTTCAATACTAG
- a CDS encoding diguanylate cyclase yields the protein MKQFRPYKLFQSITMLFFAILCFSLALYISHLNLPKVQNVYLTFLFICILIVFIINFICILLDLSLFQKMSLDYFDVNKIAYLDQLTGKSNRFSFDLLLKDFATSDELPEIGCISFSLINLPSINETKGYQQGDEIIRDFAEMLNEVSDNFGIFGRNSGNEFIVVIRECNLEKINALLKELNIQVYGHNTLLNYQGINYRYGYVLNCEEHYGTISQIISSSIQKMQNNKDCQ from the coding sequence ATGAAACAATTTAGACCTTATAAACTTTTCCAAAGCATCACGATGCTATTTTTTGCAATATTATGTTTTAGTCTTGCTCTATATATCAGTCATCTTAATCTACCTAAAGTTCAAAATGTTTATCTGACTTTTCTATTTATTTGCATATTAATCGTTTTTATTATTAATTTTATTTGTATTCTTTTGGATCTTTCATTGTTTCAAAAAATGAGCCTTGATTATTTTGATGTAAATAAAATAGCCTATTTAGATCAATTAACTGGCAAATCGAATCGTTTTAGCTTCGATTTATTATTGAAAGATTTTGCAACATCAGATGAACTTCCTGAAATTGGATGCATTTCATTTTCTCTCATCAATTTACCATCAATTAATGAGACCAAAGGGTATCAGCAGGGAGATGAAATCATACGGGATTTTGCAGAAATGCTTAATGAAGTCAGTGATAATTTTGGGATTTTCGGAAGAAACAGTGGTAATGAGTTTATTGTTGTCATAAGAGAATGCAATCTTGAAAAAATCAACGCCTTACTAAAAGAATTAAATATACAAGTATATGGACATAATACACTTTTAAACTATCAAGGGATCAATTATCGTTATGGTTATGTTCTAAATTGTGAAGAACATTATGGTACTATCTCACAGATTATTTCCTCATCTATACAAAAAATGCAAAATAATAAGGATTGTCAGTAG
- a CDS encoding transglutaminase-like domain-containing protein codes for MYKMHLYKIYIASILLLALLLTSCTNSSNTVSTVNSSGTRENSPVVREPTADGLATYGSGDVVIDASHIDQGYVLINYEGSNPNVKLQITDPTGILYTYNLHGSGYETFPLTGGNGNYQIVIFENVSGDQYATAFSQSIDVSILNEYGPYLYPNQYVNFNSNSKTVAKASELAAGSKTDLEVVTNVYNYVIKNIKYDNTKATSVKSGYLPVVDEILASRTGICFDYAAVMATMLRSQDIPTRLEVGYAGTAYHAWVSVHLDDLGWVNGIIEFDGTQWKLMDPTFASSNSESALKDFIGDGNKYQTKYIY; via the coding sequence ATGTACAAAATGCATTTGTACAAAATTTATATAGCAAGCATTCTATTGCTTGCATTATTATTGACTTCATGCACTAACTCTAGCAATACTGTATCTACCGTTAATTCGTCAGGGACTCGAGAAAATTCTCCAGTTGTCAGAGAACCAACAGCAGATGGCCTTGCCACTTATGGTTCAGGTGACGTAGTAATCGATGCTTCTCATATAGATCAAGGCTACGTGCTGATTAATTATGAGGGTTCAAATCCAAATGTGAAATTGCAAATCACTGATCCAACTGGTATTCTTTATACATATAATTTACATGGCAGTGGGTATGAGACGTTCCCGTTAACTGGAGGAAATGGTAATTACCAAATTGTTATTTTTGAAAACGTAAGTGGCGATCAATATGCCACAGCCTTTTCTCAATCCATTGACGTAAGTATCTTAAATGAGTATGGTCCATATCTTTACCCCAATCAATATGTAAATTTTAATTCAAATTCTAAAACAGTTGCCAAAGCTAGTGAACTGGCTGCTGGTTCAAAAACTGATTTAGAGGTCGTAACAAATGTCTATAATTATGTGATTAAAAATATCAAATACGACAATACTAAAGCTACTTCAGTTAAAAGTGGTTATCTACCAGTCGTTGATGAAATATTGGCGAGCAGAACTGGCATTTGTTTTGATTATGCCGCAGTTATGGCGACTATGCTTCGCTCTCAAGATATTCCCACACGTCTTGAAGTTGGTTATGCTGGAACTGCCTACCATGCCTGGGTCAGTGTCCATTTGGATGATTTAGGTTGGGTGAATGGCATTATAGAATTTGACGGAACGCAATGGAAACTTATGGATCCGACCTTTGCTTCTAGTAACTCTGAAAGTGCATTAAAAGATTTTATTGGAGATGGCAATAAATACCAAACAAAATATATTTATTAG